Genomic segment of Shewanella sp. OMA3-2:
TGCGCAAATTGACAACCTTTCTCAAGAAAACGCATTAAAAGAAGCTCAAGCATCATTGACCAGTATTAACGCTCAATATAAAGCGAAAGTAGCGCAAATTCATCAATCAGAAGTCTCTTTCGAAAGGCAGAAGGTGATGCTTGAAAAAAATGTCACCTCACAGTCTTTGTATGACGCTGCGGAAGCGGAACTTATTGTTTATAAATCGGAATTAGACCAACTGGTTGCTGAAAAAGAGAAAGCGTTGATCAATGTTGATGATGCCCAGTTGAACTTAGGCTACACGACGATTGAGTCACCCATTCATGGCACTGTTGTTTATCTCTCTGTCGAAGAGGGGCAAACCGTGAATACAAACCAGTCTACACCTTCTATTGTGGAAGTGGCTCAACTCGATGTTATGACGGTCAAGGCGCAAGTATCTGAAGCCGACATTATTCACGTTACGACAGGACAAAAAGTATATTTTTCGATTTTAGGCGCCCCACAACACTATTTTCATGGTGAACTAAGAACAATAGAGCCAGGGCCAACCCTTCTTACCGGTGATGATAGCAGGATTAACATTGGTGATGATGATGCCATTTACTACAATGCGGTATTTGATGTCGACAACACGAAAGGTTTGCTTCGTTTCGGTATGACAGCGCAAGTGTCGATTGTTTTAGATTCAGCGCAAGATGCATTACTGGTTCCATCCCAAATTCTCACTCGCAAGTTGCCGGGCGATAATCGCTATCGTATCCCTGTATTGGTTGATGGGGCGTTGGAAATGCG
This window contains:
- a CDS encoding efflux RND transporter periplasmic adaptor subunit, whose translation is MKNIKRLVTITLLVVATGAVAAYFYTKNDASTVAYSTEPVRIGNIEDVVLTNGVLYPSKMVNIGAQVSGKLESIAVSLGDRLEAGALIAQIDNLSQENALKEAQASLTSINAQYKAKVAQIHQSEVSFERQKVMLEKNVTSQSLYDAAEAELIVYKSELDQLVAEKEKALINVDDAQLNLGYTTIESPIHGTVVYLSVEEGQTVNTNQSTPSIVEVAQLDVMTVKAQVSEADIIHVTTGQKVYFSILGAPQHYFHGELRTIEPGPTLLTGDDSRINIGDDDAIYYNAVFDVDNTKGLLRFGMTAQVSIVLDSAQDALLVPSQILTRKLPGDNRYRIPVLVDGALEMREVEIGIDNKVYAQVLSGLEQGDRVVMGQANTKSASSFNMSSTLGQEKGGRGNGGPGKGGRS